From Cellulomonas chengniuliangii, the proteins below share one genomic window:
- a CDS encoding glycosyltransferase — protein MKQAPRGHRAAWNARLPLLHATLHPQSPREGSAADSSQRLDDIIDIRDRSHIWLALAILTGRLPTDQTVVEVARVAEFDGCAAVWKAVADGTTDESAAWQVRVAHGDVLADVAHTASTVLVTGIQRVARETVRRWLAADGCLPVSWTRDFQSMRDLSDVELRRIMAATAEEDTAERASATVVVPWKCTYLLPELAAELKRTGRLRALAQFSGNRTGVIGFDCVPITSAETTQLGFSALFTSNLAAVRSFDRIAAISGAACAEYLGWKSMLGAIGVAGPEVRAVQLPVEIGETTDADIAAARDRFLVGGLPLVLVVGSHEPRKNHLAVLHAAELLWREGVEFTLTFVGGNSWGGEEFANRLAAMQREGRAVDAVHRLSDAHLWGAYRLARCTIFPSVNEGFGLPVAESLAAGTPAITSAFGSMLEIASEGGALTVDPHDDHQLADALRALLLQDELHDSLVRAAKARPERTWDTYARELWDFLVGDDAQN, from the coding sequence GTGAAGCAAGCACCCAGGGGGCACCGTGCGGCGTGGAACGCTCGACTCCCCCTCCTTCATGCGACCCTGCATCCGCAGAGCCCTCGTGAGGGCTCTGCGGCGGATTCCAGCCAGCGGCTCGACGACATCATCGACATCCGGGACAGGTCGCACATCTGGCTGGCCCTGGCCATCCTGACCGGCCGCCTGCCCACGGACCAGACAGTCGTCGAGGTTGCCCGCGTCGCCGAGTTCGACGGTTGCGCGGCGGTGTGGAAGGCGGTCGCCGACGGGACGACGGACGAGTCCGCCGCGTGGCAGGTCCGCGTCGCCCACGGGGATGTCCTGGCGGATGTCGCGCACACCGCGTCCACGGTGCTCGTCACCGGGATTCAGCGGGTGGCCCGCGAGACGGTCCGGCGATGGCTGGCCGCTGACGGCTGCCTGCCGGTGTCCTGGACCAGGGACTTCCAGTCGATGCGAGACCTGTCGGACGTCGAACTGCGGCGCATCATGGCGGCGACCGCGGAGGAAGACACCGCCGAACGCGCCTCAGCGACGGTGGTGGTGCCCTGGAAGTGCACCTACTTGCTGCCGGAGCTCGCGGCTGAGCTGAAACGCACCGGCCGCCTGCGGGCGCTCGCCCAGTTCTCCGGGAACCGCACCGGTGTCATCGGCTTCGACTGCGTCCCCATCACCTCGGCTGAGACGACCCAACTCGGCTTCAGCGCGCTGTTCACGTCCAACCTCGCCGCCGTCCGCTCATTCGACCGAATCGCTGCGATCTCTGGTGCGGCATGCGCCGAGTACCTCGGCTGGAAGTCCATGCTCGGCGCGATCGGCGTCGCTGGACCGGAGGTTCGCGCGGTCCAGCTCCCCGTGGAGATCGGGGAGACGACCGACGCCGACATCGCCGCCGCCCGCGACAGGTTCCTGGTCGGCGGTCTGCCGCTGGTGCTTGTCGTGGGAAGCCATGAGCCGCGGAAGAACCACCTGGCGGTCCTCCACGCCGCCGAGCTCCTGTGGCGCGAGGGTGTGGAGTTCACCCTCACCTTCGTCGGGGGAAACTCATGGGGTGGCGAGGAGTTCGCCAACCGATTGGCGGCGATGCAGCGGGAGGGCCGAGCGGTCGACGCAGTGCACCGCCTGTCAGACGCGCATCTCTGGGGGGCCTACCGCCTGGCCCGCTGCACGATCTTCCCCTCCGTGAACGAGGGCTTCGGCCTGCCTGTGGCCGAGTCACTCGCAGCCGGCACCCCTGCCATCACGTCGGCCTTCGGCAGCATGCTCGAGATCGCGTCCGAGGGGGGCGCGCTCACGGTCGATCCGCATGACGACCACCAGTTGGCCGACGCGCTGCGCGCCTTGCTCCTCCAGGACGAACTGCACGACTCGCTGGTGCGCGCGGCGAAGGCCCGCCCCGAGCGCACGTGGGACACCTACGCCCGCGAGCTGTGGGACTTCCTCGTCGGGGACGACGCCCAGAACTAG
- a CDS encoding glycosyltransferase family 2 protein — protein MTDDQGAPADVVVVTVTYNGADLVARCLNGLLKQDLRGLRMQVVVVDNASTDGTAALVAQHYPHVRLIRSPVNLGFAGGNNVVLDTVESPYVILINNDAVPEPGFVAALVESLAASPATVGALTATVLLADRFRPATSSDHGDVVHGADGNYVPDPMGQVTLVNSTGNEVRTDGFGVDRGWLCDARSHHPERDVFGFCGAAAILRTDALRDVGTFDPDFFLYYEDTDLSWRLRLAGYTIEHSADAVVHHVHAASTSEGSELFRFHDGRNRLLMLLKSATPQRAVRAIARYVLTTCSIAVRRSQPAAHVRTRCRVLMSFLRLTPKMLRKRRAIGRTARVPRAEVERLLVPPQPRSPGAYRR, from the coding sequence ATGACCGACGACCAGGGCGCACCAGCCGACGTCGTGGTCGTCACCGTGACGTACAACGGCGCCGACCTCGTCGCGCGCTGCCTGAACGGTCTCCTGAAGCAGGACCTACGAGGCCTGCGCATGCAGGTCGTCGTTGTCGACAACGCGTCCACGGACGGCACCGCCGCGCTGGTGGCCCAGCACTATCCCCACGTCCGGCTCATCCGCTCACCCGTTAACCTGGGCTTCGCCGGAGGGAACAACGTCGTCCTCGACACCGTCGAGAGCCCATACGTGATCCTGATCAACAACGACGCCGTGCCGGAGCCCGGTTTTGTCGCGGCACTCGTCGAAAGCCTCGCGGCATCGCCAGCCACGGTGGGCGCCCTGACTGCGACGGTGCTCCTCGCCGACCGCTTCCGACCAGCCACCTCCAGCGACCACGGCGATGTCGTCCACGGCGCCGACGGCAACTACGTGCCTGATCCGATGGGCCAGGTGACCTTGGTGAACTCGACGGGGAACGAGGTGCGCACCGACGGGTTCGGCGTCGACCGCGGCTGGCTGTGCGATGCGCGGTCCCACCACCCTGAGCGAGACGTCTTCGGCTTCTGCGGAGCGGCAGCGATCCTGCGCACCGATGCGCTACGAGACGTGGGGACATTCGATCCCGACTTCTTCCTGTACTACGAGGACACCGACCTCTCCTGGCGGCTGCGGCTCGCGGGATACACCATCGAGCACTCAGCCGACGCCGTCGTCCATCATGTTCATGCGGCCTCGACTTCTGAGGGCAGCGAGCTCTTCCGCTTCCACGATGGCCGCAATCGCTTGCTGATGCTGCTCAAATCCGCGACTCCTCAGCGCGCTGTTCGTGCGATCGCGCGTTACGTCCTCACCACCTGCTCGATCGCCGTGCGACGCAGCCAACCGGCTGCTCACGTGCGCACCCGATGCCGCGTTCTCATGTCCTTCTTGCGCCTCACGCCGAAGATGCTTCGCAAGAGGCGTGCCATTGGTCGAACCGCCCGGGTACCCCGAGCAGAGGTGGAGCGGCTGCTCGTCCCCCCGCAACCGCGATCGCCAGGGGCCTACCGGCGCTAG
- a CDS encoding DUF4214 domain-containing protein, with amino-acid sequence MTVLVRLIVVAALLAVAPPHTVEPAVPATRSHPVDVTRAVSSTIPGGEPSLTQVDIVVPGIDVEGEVRESESLERGRSSPEVIVADQVAGDRVETEVFEAGSFQTVGVTWPEGQQATDLGAQVRARVDGAWSDWVDLEVDDVAPDPGTVDAASSRRGGTEPVWFGESDAVQLAFEASEQGATGLALTLVGTELASVPTAAPASMPAAGATGSAAAAQTTRLVSVVDHGVVPAAASAPRVITRAEWGARAQVCAPDVARSLVGAVVHHTAGSNAYSTVAQAMQQIRNDQSYHIDGRGWCDLGYNFVVDKWGNLYEGRANSLTEAVIGVHAGGFNTGTVGVSMLGTYDAAPPLAMERAVASIIGVRLAAYNVNPQGSMSYTTGAGENARYKNTTVTLPRVFGHRDVSYTACPGNGGMAALPGIRATARTYFDSQQYGASRSVVTALYQDLLGRGPDPTGLAGWTASLMSGTSQSALVNTLTRSDEYISSRVTKAYREVLGREPEPAGAAAWLSEIRAGNRTVDDVQRRFYDSVEYYEISGGTPEGYVRRLYQTVLGRPATDGEVATWAGVMRQRGNGAAVDGIWFSMEAARLRAGAYYQTFLGRGPDPTGLAGWANVLLAQGEGAVRIGIAGSLEYRDRAVARYP; translated from the coding sequence ATGACAGTGCTTGTTCGCCTCATCGTTGTCGCAGCACTGCTCGCGGTCGCGCCCCCGCACACCGTGGAACCCGCGGTGCCCGCCACCCGATCGCATCCCGTCGACGTGACCCGCGCGGTGTCATCGACGATCCCCGGGGGGGAGCCGTCGCTCACCCAGGTCGACATCGTCGTCCCTGGGATCGACGTCGAGGGCGAGGTGCGTGAGTCCGAGAGCCTCGAGCGGGGTCGGTCGAGCCCCGAGGTGATCGTCGCCGACCAGGTCGCGGGTGACCGGGTGGAGACCGAGGTCTTCGAGGCCGGCAGTTTCCAGACTGTCGGGGTGACCTGGCCGGAGGGCCAACAAGCCACCGACCTCGGTGCCCAGGTGCGGGCGCGGGTGGACGGCGCCTGGTCGGACTGGGTCGACCTCGAGGTGGATGACGTCGCCCCTGACCCTGGCACCGTCGACGCTGCCTCGTCACGGCGCGGCGGCACAGAACCGGTGTGGTTCGGAGAGTCCGATGCCGTCCAACTCGCTTTCGAGGCCAGCGAACAGGGCGCCACCGGGCTCGCCCTCACCCTGGTCGGCACGGAATTGGCCAGCGTGCCGACGGCCGCCCCGGCCTCCATGCCGGCTGCTGGAGCCACTGGATCGGCGGCAGCCGCCCAGACGACGCGTCTCGTGAGTGTTGTCGATCACGGCGTCGTCCCCGCTGCCGCCTCGGCACCGCGGGTGATCACCCGCGCGGAGTGGGGGGCGCGCGCGCAAGTGTGCGCACCCGATGTCGCGAGATCGCTGGTCGGCGCCGTGGTGCACCACACCGCTGGCTCCAACGCCTACAGCACAGTCGCGCAGGCGATGCAGCAGATACGCAACGACCAGAGCTACCACATCGACGGCCGTGGCTGGTGCGACCTCGGTTACAACTTCGTTGTGGACAAGTGGGGGAACCTCTACGAGGGCCGCGCGAACAGCCTGACCGAGGCCGTGATCGGCGTCCATGCCGGAGGCTTCAACACCGGCACCGTCGGAGTCTCGATGCTCGGCACGTACGACGCGGCGCCACCCTTGGCAATGGAACGCGCCGTCGCCAGCATCATCGGAGTGCGTCTAGCCGCGTACAACGTCAACCCTCAAGGATCGATGTCCTACACGACGGGTGCGGGTGAGAACGCGAGGTACAAGAACACCACCGTCACCCTCCCACGGGTGTTCGGCCACCGTGACGTCTCGTACACGGCATGCCCCGGGAACGGGGGCATGGCGGCCTTGCCCGGTATTCGGGCGACGGCGCGCACGTACTTCGACAGCCAGCAATACGGGGCTTCGCGGTCTGTGGTGACGGCGTTGTATCAGGATTTGTTGGGTCGGGGGCCGGATCCGACGGGGTTGGCAGGGTGGACGGCGTCGTTGATGTCGGGCACGAGCCAGTCGGCGTTGGTGAACACGTTGACGCGCAGTGATGAGTACATCTCGTCGCGGGTGACGAAGGCGTACCGGGAGGTGCTGGGGCGTGAGCCGGAGCCGGCGGGCGCGGCGGCGTGGTTGAGCGAGATCCGGGCGGGCAATCGCACGGTGGACGATGTGCAGCGGCGGTTCTATGACTCGGTGGAGTATTACGAGATCTCTGGTGGCACTCCGGAGGGGTATGTTCGGCGTCTGTACCAGACGGTGCTGGGTCGTCCGGCCACCGATGGCGAGGTGGCCACGTGGGCTGGTGTGATGCGGCAGCGGGGCAACGGGGCGGCTGTCGACGGGATCTGGTTCTCGATGGAGGCGGCTCGGTTGCGGGCGGGCGCGTATTACCAGACGTTCCTGGGTCGGGGGCCTGACCCGACGGGTCTGGCGGGGTGGGCGAACGTGCTCCTGGCGCAGGGTGAGGGCGCGGTCCGCATCGGTATCGCGGGGAGCCTGGAGTACCGCGACCGGGCCGTCGCCCGCTACCCCTGA
- a CDS encoding glycosyltransferase family 4 protein translates to MRITLDATPLLGARTGVGQYVQHLVAELPAAIARRDLDAEVRATTWTARGSRLTDLPQEVAQVGPRVPARLLRELWRRGDHPRIETLVGRTEVFHGTNFTSPPTHRAREVVTIHDLTYVLHRSTVSSASVLYQELVPRALARGAHVVTPSHAVAAEVAAFYDLDTSRVTATPLGVELDWFDATPASPAWLSTHGLPTDYLVFVGSLDPRKNLPTLLAAHSQLRAEHPDTPALVLAGPAGREASLANRAGLHLTGWLSTPDLQALVAGARALVLPSIDEGFGLPVIEALATGRPVVTSDIPALREVGGPHAVVADALDPASLATALSDALQLADGPVDRARRREWARRFSWSAFADRTLDAYLAS, encoded by the coding sequence GTGCGGATCACCCTGGATGCGACTCCGCTGCTCGGAGCTCGGACCGGTGTCGGGCAGTATGTCCAGCACCTGGTCGCGGAGTTACCCGCCGCTATCGCGCGACGCGACCTCGACGCCGAGGTGCGCGCCACGACCTGGACGGCACGGGGCTCGAGGCTGACCGATCTTCCTCAGGAGGTCGCCCAAGTCGGGCCGCGCGTCCCCGCGCGCCTGCTCCGCGAGCTCTGGCGCCGTGGCGACCACCCCCGCATCGAGACGCTGGTGGGCAGGACAGAGGTGTTCCACGGGACGAACTTCACCTCTCCACCGACCCACCGTGCCCGAGAGGTCGTCACGATCCACGACCTCACCTACGTCCTGCACCGGAGCACCGTGAGCTCGGCGAGCGTCCTCTACCAGGAGCTGGTCCCCCGCGCCCTGGCACGCGGGGCGCATGTGGTGACGCCAAGCCACGCGGTCGCAGCGGAGGTCGCGGCCTTCTACGACCTGGACACCTCCCGGGTCACGGCGACGCCCCTTGGCGTCGAGCTCGACTGGTTCGACGCCACGCCGGCCTCTCCCGCCTGGCTGTCCACTCACGGCCTCCCCACGGACTATCTCGTGTTCGTGGGCTCGCTCGACCCTCGCAAGAATCTGCCGACCCTTCTGGCCGCACACAGCCAACTCCGTGCCGAGCACCCCGACACTCCAGCCCTCGTCCTCGCGGGGCCTGCCGGGCGCGAGGCGTCGCTCGCCAACCGAGCCGGGCTCCACCTCACCGGGTGGCTGAGCACGCCGGATCTTCAAGCGTTGGTCGCCGGCGCACGGGCGCTCGTGCTCCCATCGATCGACGAGGGCTTCGGGCTGCCGGTCATCGAGGCCCTCGCGACCGGCCGGCCAGTCGTGACGTCGGACATCCCCGCGCTCCGTGAGGTGGGCGGCCCCCACGCCGTGGTCGCTGACGCACTCGATCCCGCGTCTCTGGCCACAGCCCTGAGCGACGCGCTGCAACTCGCCGACGGCCCCGTGGACAGGGCGCGCCGCCGGGAATGGGCCCGCCGGTTCTCCTGGAGCGCGTTCGCGGACCGCACCCTCGACGCCTACCTCGCCTCATGA
- a CDS encoding ABC transporter permease, protein MRDIFTHRELLKMLVGRELKARYKDSSLGFIWSLARPLAMLLIYYVAIGKFLGAARNIPDFAIYIYTGLTAWQLFSEIISSGTGSIVANSGLIKKVYLPREVFPLSVIGSALFNFSIQLVVLIGATIAVGNFPTGARWLYLPLSLFVLLVFATAFALLLSAVNVYLRDVQYLVEIVMMIGFWLSPIVYSWTQVTDTVSAKWIQELYLANPMTLVTMGFQKAFWVSGDSQVLPDLLPERLAIAGVVGLLLLWVFQRVFARLQSNFAQEL, encoded by the coding sequence GTGCGCGACATCTTCACGCACCGCGAGCTGCTCAAGATGCTCGTCGGACGAGAGCTGAAGGCCAGGTACAAGGACAGCAGCCTGGGGTTCATCTGGAGCCTCGCGCGCCCCCTCGCGATGCTGCTGATCTACTACGTCGCGATCGGGAAGTTCCTCGGCGCGGCTAGGAACATCCCCGACTTCGCCATCTATATCTACACCGGCCTCACAGCGTGGCAGCTGTTCTCCGAGATCATCTCCAGCGGCACAGGCTCGATCGTGGCCAATTCCGGCCTGATCAAGAAGGTGTACCTCCCTCGTGAGGTCTTCCCGCTCAGCGTCATCGGGTCGGCGTTGTTCAACTTCTCCATCCAGCTCGTCGTGCTCATCGGGGCGACAATCGCGGTCGGCAACTTCCCCACGGGCGCCCGCTGGCTGTACCTCCCCCTGTCGCTCTTCGTGCTCCTCGTGTTCGCGACCGCGTTCGCCCTGCTCCTCTCGGCTGTCAACGTGTACTTGCGAGACGTGCAGTACCTGGTCGAGATCGTCATGATGATCGGATTCTGGCTGTCCCCCATCGTGTACTCGTGGACCCAGGTCACCGACACGGTGAGTGCCAAGTGGATCCAAGAGCTGTACCTGGCCAACCCGATGACCCTGGTCACGATGGGCTTCCAGAAGGCGTTCTGGGTCTCCGGCGACAGCCAGGTCCTCCCCGACCTACTGCCGGAACGGCTTGCGATCGCAGGCGTGGTCGGCCTACTTCTGCTCTGGGTGTTCCAGCGCGTGTTCGCCCGCCTGCAGAGCAACTTTGCACAGGAGCTGTGA
- a CDS encoding ABC transporter ATP-binding protein, producing MSTTEVIRIDNLSKRFVIRKEKSLKERVVNFGRSNLHKDDFWALSDVNVSIRSGETVGLVGPNGSGKSTLLKMIGGILQPTSGTVQLRGRLAALLELGAGFHPDLTGRENVYLNASILGISRQQTDRYFDAIVDFSGIEQFIDTQVKFYSSGMYVRLAFAVAVHVDPDILLVDEVLAVGDEPFQRKCLERVRQFQHEGRTIVLVTHSLDQVADFCDRAIVLEKGRVVADDVPRVALPILRRDFEATRQEDVDRAQERAVGPDAVAARARIDSVTLTSGQQAVASESATITPGDAVTAHVQVTAEEPLEDWVLGIGVDTPLGTSVFGTNTKFLDVRMPRLVGTGSYAFKLDDVALGEGAYNVHAALALTSGTELHRLTPGAGLTVVGDGTSQGHVHINTAFEIDEGVPLS from the coding sequence ATGAGCACCACCGAGGTCATCCGGATCGACAACCTCTCGAAGCGGTTCGTCATCCGCAAGGAGAAGTCCCTCAAGGAGCGGGTCGTCAATTTCGGCCGTTCGAATCTGCACAAGGACGACTTCTGGGCGCTGAGCGACGTCAACGTCTCGATCAGGTCCGGTGAGACCGTCGGCCTTGTCGGGCCCAACGGGTCTGGCAAGAGCACGTTGCTGAAGATGATCGGCGGGATCCTGCAGCCCACGTCGGGCACGGTGCAGTTGCGAGGACGCCTCGCCGCGCTTCTGGAGCTGGGCGCCGGGTTCCACCCCGACCTCACTGGTCGGGAGAACGTGTACCTCAACGCCTCGATCCTGGGCATCAGCAGACAGCAAACTGACCGCTACTTCGACGCGATCGTCGACTTCTCGGGTATCGAGCAATTCATCGACACGCAGGTCAAGTTCTACTCGTCCGGCATGTACGTGCGCCTTGCCTTCGCTGTCGCCGTCCATGTCGACCCCGACATCCTGCTGGTCGACGAGGTGCTGGCAGTCGGTGACGAGCCGTTCCAACGCAAGTGCCTGGAGCGGGTGCGGCAGTTCCAGCACGAGGGTCGGACCATCGTGCTCGTCACGCACAGCCTCGACCAGGTCGCTGACTTCTGCGATCGGGCGATCGTGCTGGAGAAGGGCAGGGTCGTCGCTGACGATGTGCCTCGCGTCGCTCTGCCCATCCTGCGCCGGGACTTCGAGGCGACCCGCCAAGAGGATGTCGACCGCGCCCAGGAGCGCGCCGTGGGTCCTGACGCCGTCGCCGCGCGCGCGCGCATCGACAGCGTGACGCTCACGTCAGGCCAGCAGGCCGTCGCCAGCGAGTCGGCGACCATCACGCCTGGCGACGCGGTCACCGCCCATGTCCAGGTCACCGCGGAGGAGCCGCTGGAAGACTGGGTCTTGGGGATCGGCGTCGACACCCCGCTCGGCACGTCCGTCTTCGGAACGAACACCAAGTTCCTCGACGTCCGCATGCCGAGGCTGGTGGGCACTGGCTCGTACGCGTTCAAGCTCGACGACGTGGCGTTGGGCGAGGGCGCGTACAACGTCCATGCGGCCCTCGCTCTCACGAGCGGCACGGAACTGCATCGCCTCACCCCTGGCGCCGGGCTGACTGTCGTCGGCGACGGGACTTCGCAGGGGCACGTGCACATCAACACCGCCTTCGAGATTGACGAGGGCGTGCCGCTGTCCTAG
- a CDS encoding DUF4214 domain-containing protein, whose amino-acid sequence MRLSVQSRVIATLLTSALVGALVAAPLASPAVAASADGDATFTGRGWGHGRGMGQYGALGYARDHGWNYVQILDHYYGGTVMGSSAEATISVELTALAGTELRAVGAGLIVNGVQPVNGAVRVASAGGGQFVVQTGTSCSGGWATLGTYATVTISTVSQQDADLVRVCEGSGERSYRGVLTVQRHASTGQQSTFNVLPTEDYLRGVLPRESPDSWGALPNGLEALKAQAVAARSYALSGTRSSGARTCDTTTCQVYQGAAFKQANGARTSLEGRYADAAIAATAAQVRVKPGSSAPVRTEFSSSTGGHTAGGAFPAVPDLGDAVTLNPNRSWTVSMSLADVASRLGVGTIGAFAVTGRNGLGSDGGRVSKVVVTSADGTRTTFTGDQVRSRLGLKSDWFTVTTTSSAVSRSVVTALYQDLLGRGPDPTGLAGWTASLMSGTSQSALVNTLTRSDEYISSRVTKAYREVLGREPEPAGAAAWLSEIRAGNRTVDDVQRRFYDSVEYYEISGGTPEGYVRRLYQTVLGRPATDGEVATWAGVMRQRGNGAAVDGIWFSMEAARLRAGAYYQTFLGRGPDPTGLAGWANVLLAQGEGAVRIGIAGSLEYRDRAVARYP is encoded by the coding sequence ATGCGACTCTCCGTGCAGTCCCGCGTCATCGCGACGCTCCTCACGTCTGCGCTGGTGGGCGCCTTGGTCGCCGCACCGCTCGCCTCGCCTGCTGTGGCAGCGAGCGCCGACGGCGACGCCACGTTCACCGGGCGGGGGTGGGGGCACGGGCGGGGCATGGGCCAGTACGGGGCCTTGGGATACGCGCGGGACCACGGGTGGAACTACGTGCAGATCCTGGACCACTACTACGGCGGAACAGTGATGGGCTCCTCCGCAGAGGCGACGATCTCCGTCGAGTTGACGGCGCTGGCGGGCACGGAGCTGCGTGCGGTTGGCGCCGGGCTGATAGTCAACGGAGTCCAACCAGTCAATGGCGCAGTGCGCGTCGCCAGCGCTGGCGGTGGCCAGTTCGTGGTGCAGACCGGAACGAGCTGCTCTGGTGGCTGGGCGACGCTCGGCACCTATGCAACAGTCACGATCAGCACCGTGTCACAGCAAGACGCCGACCTCGTTCGAGTCTGCGAGGGGTCGGGCGAGAGGTCGTACCGGGGAGTGCTCACGGTCCAGCGGCATGCCAGCACAGGTCAGCAGTCCACCTTCAACGTGCTCCCCACTGAGGACTACCTACGTGGCGTCCTGCCTCGAGAGTCGCCCGACAGTTGGGGAGCCCTGCCCAACGGATTGGAGGCCCTGAAGGCGCAGGCCGTCGCCGCGCGCAGCTACGCGCTGTCCGGCACGCGCAGCTCCGGGGCCCGCACCTGCGACACCACGACGTGCCAGGTGTACCAGGGCGCCGCCTTCAAGCAGGCCAACGGGGCGCGGACGAGCCTGGAGGGCCGCTACGCGGACGCCGCCATCGCCGCGACGGCGGCGCAGGTCCGCGTCAAGCCTGGCAGCAGCGCACCGGTTCGGACCGAGTTCAGCTCGTCGACAGGTGGCCACACCGCGGGTGGGGCCTTCCCCGCCGTCCCCGACCTAGGTGACGCGGTCACGCTCAACCCGAACCGCTCATGGACGGTGTCCATGAGCCTTGCGGACGTTGCCTCCAGGCTCGGCGTCGGGACGATCGGCGCGTTCGCCGTCACAGGACGCAACGGACTCGGATCAGACGGCGGGCGGGTGTCCAAAGTCGTCGTCACGTCCGCAGACGGGACGCGCACCACGTTCACCGGCGACCAGGTGCGCAGCCGACTCGGGCTCAAGAGCGACTGGTTCACGGTGACCACGACGTCGTCGGCCGTGTCGCGGTCTGTGGTGACGGCGTTGTATCAGGATTTGTTGGGTCGGGGGCCGGATCCGACGGGGTTGGCAGGGTGGACGGCGTCGTTGATGTCGGGCACGAGCCAGTCGGCGTTGGTGAACACGTTGACGCGCAGTGATGAGTACATCTCGTCGCGGGTGACGAAGGCGTACCGGGAGGTGCTGGGGCGTGAGCCGGAGCCGGCGGGCGCGGCGGCGTGGTTGAGCGAGATCCGGGCGGGCAATCGCACGGTGGACGATGTGCAGCGGCGGTTCTATGACTCGGTGGAGTATTACGAGATCTCTGGTGGCACTCCGGAGGGGTATGTTCGGCGTCTGTACCAGACGGTGCTGGGTCGTCCGGCCACCGATGGCGAGGTGGCCACGTGGGCTGGTGTGATGCGGCAGCGGGGCAACGGGGCGGCTGTCGACGGGATCTGGTTCTCGATGGAGGCGGCTCGGTTGCGGGCGGGCGCGTATTACCAGACGTTCCTGGGTCGGGGGCCTGACCCGACGGGTCTGGCGGGGTGGGCGAACGTGCTCCTGGCGCAGGGTGAGGGCGCGGTCCGCATCGGTATCGCGGGGAGCCTGGAGTACCGCGACCGGGCCGTCGCCCGCTACCCCTGA
- the rfbB gene encoding dTDP-glucose 4,6-dehydratase, translated as MRLLVTGGAGFIGSNFVHQTVRDRPDVTVTVLDALTYAGDENSLAPVRDRITFQRGDVTDSELVDALVRDSDAVIHFAAESHNDNSLSDPWPFVQTNIVGTYTLLEAVRRHGTRYHHISTDEVYGDLELDDPAKFTADTPYNPSSPYSSTKASSDLLVRAWVRSFGIAATLSNCSNNYGPYQHVEKFIPRQITNVIDGKRPKLYGTGENVRDWIHVEDHNSAVWEILQRGKIGETYLIGADGEQNNKDVVELILELTGQPRDAYDLVSDRPGHDMRYAIDSSRLRDELGWVPRYEDFRDGLADTIEWYRANEAWWRPQKDITESKYVELGR; from the coding sequence GTGCGCCTGCTCGTGACCGGCGGAGCCGGTTTCATCGGCTCGAACTTCGTCCACCAGACGGTCCGGGATCGGCCGGACGTCACCGTCACTGTGCTTGACGCGCTGACTTATGCCGGTGATGAGAACAGCCTGGCCCCAGTCCGGGACCGCATCACCTTCCAGCGGGGCGATGTCACCGACTCCGAGCTCGTCGACGCTCTCGTCCGCGACTCCGACGCGGTCATCCATTTCGCTGCCGAATCGCACAACGACAACTCGCTCTCCGATCCCTGGCCGTTCGTCCAGACCAACATCGTGGGGACGTACACCCTCCTCGAGGCCGTGCGACGCCACGGCACGAGGTACCACCACATCTCGACCGACGAGGTCTACGGAGACCTCGAGTTGGACGACCCGGCCAAGTTCACCGCCGACACCCCCTACAACCCGTCGAGCCCTTACTCCTCGACGAAGGCGTCGAGCGACCTGCTCGTTCGCGCCTGGGTCCGGTCATTCGGCATCGCGGCCACGCTCTCGAACTGCTCGAACAACTACGGCCCGTATCAGCACGTGGAGAAGTTCATCCCGCGGCAGATCACGAACGTCATCGACGGCAAGCGCCCGAAGCTCTACGGCACCGGTGAGAACGTCCGAGACTGGATCCACGTCGAGGACCACAACTCAGCGGTCTGGGAGATCCTCCAGCGGGGGAAGATCGGCGAGACCTACCTCATCGGGGCGGACGGCGAGCAGAACAACAAGGACGTCGTGGAGCTCATCCTGGAGCTGACGGGCCAGCCCCGCGACGCCTACGATCTGGTCTCCGATCGCCCAGGCCACGACATGCGGTACGCCATCGACTCCTCGCGCCTGCGTGACGAGCTGGGCTGGGTCCCGCGATACGAGGACTTCCGCGACGGCCTGGCGGACACCATCGAGTGGTATCGGGCCAACGAGGCCTGGTGGCGGCCGCAGAAGGACATCACCGAGTCGAAGTACGTCGAACTCGGTCGCTGA